A genomic window from Cotesia glomerata isolate CgM1 linkage group LG7, MPM_Cglom_v2.3, whole genome shotgun sequence includes:
- the LOC123268655 gene encoding serine/threonine-protein phosphatase 6 regulatory ankyrin repeat subunit A-like isoform X1 codes for MTMENIFLLRCLRNVNLGTMTHFLELSDGPPLLQAIFLGDIQEVRSLLATQQESVHWKDEKLRTLVHAAAFIGDPEILEALILSGAGVNKKDKHWLTPLHRACCSGNVAAVEVLLKHDAAVNIRDTTWRTPLHVAAANNAVECARLILPKLFKNINLMDRRRRTCLHYAASNGHVEMTRLLLEQPGCAINARDKEDRCALHYAVSEGHEEIVKILLEHGAEVDVKDRNLYTPLHVSVAAGKFGCLKILIEAGADIEAKNSYGNTPLHVACLNGHAAAVAVLVYHGSNIEAVNYRGQTPLHIAAASTQGVSCLEILLSAGADINVQSQDGRTPLHMTAIHGRFTRSKSLLDAGASPDTRDKNGNTALHIAAWLGHECLTTTLLECGASPAARNAEQRTPLHLSCLAGHIEVCRKLLQVDNKKIDSRDICGRTPLHSAAFKGSVDCLDLLLSSGANFRLSDNDNRLALHYAANQGHYLCVFTLVGYGSDPNAQDVNGATCLHLAAGSFSVIHSGDYAGECVRYLLTHRADAHIRDKRGFTAIHYAVAGGNQSALEALLNVSATVISNNQSSTLTNLKSSHPSPPIRCESVSPASPGSSTPSSANLTAASLIQGPGNPALTPLHLAAFCGHGEILRLLLPLFPSTNIREDTGKTPLDLAAYCGHEQCVRLLLRCAALVSVQDNVTKRTPVHCAAAMGHADCLKLLLNNMEDPSVIDRYDIKHRTALTLAVANEHTKCAAILLEYKADCNLPDINKHTPLFRAVIQVQYNPDPVLNQLLRHGARVSVQDNSGKTPVHLAAAAGGLYALEALLKADPSAVSLKDDQGCTVLHWACYNDHSDCVEYLLQQNFVDTLESNPLSAVHCAVHQGSAECLKLLIDKFGGKAVAAAPRDNPGGRLPLHVAAASGSVECAKLILHSVGANLAGLEAQDYAGRTPLLSAALAGQTATIELLLEWKANIQAVDAGNNTALHLACQRKHSQAASLLLDIIESSQTVPLINSTENSQKNPSKRVEIVNMANKQLKTPLHFAAKNGLVGITRRLIQLGASIVAVDLDGLTPALACAPNPAVAKCLATILAAHGQNLESTQQPSIQQTSEIYLNGKDSQHSSDSEFY; via the exons ATGACCATGGAGAATATCTTCTTGCTTAGGTGTCTCAG gaatgTCAATCTGGGCACAATGACCCATTTTTTGGAACTCAGTGATGGG cCACCATTACTGCAAGCGATTTTCCTTGGTGACATCCAAGAAGTTCGCTCTTTATTGGCGACACAGCAGGAAAGTGTCCATTGGAAGGATGAAAAACTGCGTACGCTGGTTCACGCAGCAGCTTTTAT TGGAGATCCAGAAATCCTTGAAGCGTTGATCCTAAGCGGAGCCGGAGTGAACAAAAAAGACAAGCACTGGCTGACGCCGTTGCACCGAGCGTGTTGTTCAGGGAACGTAGCAGCAGTGGAAGTTCTGCTGAAGCACGATGCAGCGGTGAACATCCGAGACACGACCTGGCGAACGCCGTTGCACGTAGCAGCGGCGAACAACGCAGTAGAATGTGCTCGCCTGATCCTcccaaaattattcaaaaacataAACTTGATGGACCGAAGAAGAAGGACCTGCTTGCACTACGCGGCCTCGAACGGGCACGTGGAGATGACTCGCCTGCTCCTGGAGCAGCCAGGCTGTGCAATAAACGCCCGGGACAAGGAGGACCGGTGCGCTCTGCATTACGCGGTCTCCGAAGGTCATGAagagattgtaaaaattctccTGGAGCACGGAGCTGAGGTCGACGTCAAGGATCGGAATCTCTACACTCCCTTGCACGTCTCGGTAGCTGCGGGGAAGTTCGGGTGTCTGAAGATCCTGATCGAGGCAGGGGCTGATATCGAGGCGAAGAACTCTTACGGGAACACGCCGCTCCACGTCGCCTGCTTGAACGGACACGCTGCGGCCGTTGCTGTCCTGGTCTATCACGGCTCCAATATTGAAGCTGTTAATTACAGAGGACAGACACCGTTGCATATAGCGGCTGCGAGTACTCAAGGTGTCAGCTGTTTGGAGATTCTTCTGAGCGCTGGTGCTGATATTAATGTCCAGTCCCAGGATGGCAGGACTCCGCTTCATATGACTGCTATTCACGGTAGGTTCACTAGGAGCAAAAGTCTCCTGGATGCTGGAGCCTCTCCGGACACTAGGGACAAAAATGGAAACACTGCCTTGCATATTGCCGCTTGGTTGGGACACGAGTGCCTTACCACCACTTTGTTGGAGTGCGGAGCTTCTCCTGCGGCTAGGAATGCTGAACAGAGGACGCCCTTACATTTGAGCTGTCTTGCTGGGCATATTGAAGTCTGCAGGAAGCTATTGCag gtgGATAACAAGAAAATCGACTCCCGTGACATTTGCGGGCGAACGCCCTTGCATTCCGCGGCATTCAAGGGTTCAGTGGATTGTCTAGACCTTCTGCTGTCCAGCGGAGCGAATTTCCGACTGTCTGACAACGACAACAGACTGGCCCTGCACTATGCCGCGAACCAAGGTCACTATTTGTGCGTTTTCACCCTGGTAGGGTACGGCAGTGACCCGAATGCCCAGGACGTAAACGGCGCGACGTGCCTACACCTGGCAGCTGGAAGTTTTTCAGTGATTCACAGTGGAGACTATGCTGGGGAGTGTGTCAGATACTTACTCACCCACAGAGCAGACGCTCACATCCGAGACAAGCGTGGATTTACCGCGATTCACTACGCCGTAGCCGGAGGAAACCAGTCCGCCTTGGAAGCGCTGTTGAACGTCTCCGCGACGGTCATTTCTAATAATCAGTCCTCGACTTTGACTAATTTGAAAAGCAGCCACCCTTCGCCCCCGATTCGCTGCGAAAGTGTTTCACCGGCTTCTCCAG GTTCATCAACCCCATCATCAGCAAACCTCACTGCAGCCTCGTTGATCCAAGGACCGGGGAATCCCGCCTTGACGCCGCTCCACCTTGCAGCTTTTTGCGGCCACGGAGAAATTTTAAGGCTGTTATTGCCGCTATTTCCTAGCACGAACATCCGGGAGGACACGGGGAAAACTCCTCTGGACTTGGCAGCCTACTGCGGTCACGAGCAGTGCGtcagattattattaagatgCGCAGCCCTGGTCTCGGTCCAGGACAACGTCACCAAAAGAACGCCAGTGCACTGCGCCGCGGCGATGGGTCACGCGGACTGCCTGAAACTCCTTCTGAACAACATGGAGGACCCTTCGGTGATCGACAGGTACGACATTAAGCATCGGACCGCCCTGACCCTCGCGGTCGCCAATGAACACACAAAATGTGCAGCTATTTTGCTGGAATACAAAGCGGACTGCAATCTCCCGGACATCAATAAACACACGCCGCTGTTCCGTGCTGTGATTCAGGTGCAATATAATCCAGATCCTGTGCTGAATCAGCTGTTGAGACACGGGGCAAGAGTCTCTGTTCAAGACAACTCTGGGAAGACTCCGGTTCATTTGGCTGCTGCTGCTGGAgg acTGTACGCTCTAGAGGCTTTACTAAAAGCAGACCCGAGTGCAGTGTCTCTAAAAGACGACCAAGGCTGCACTGTCCTGCACTGGGCGTGTTACAACGACCACTCGGATTGTGTAGAGTACCTTCTGCAGCAGAACTTTGTGGACACGCTGGAAAGCAACCCGCTGTCTGCGGTCCACTGTGCAGTTCACCAGGGCTCAGCAGAGTGTCTCAAGCTTCTAATCGACAAGTTCGGAGGCAAAGCTGTCGCTGCTGCGCCACGAGACAATCCTGGGGGCAGGTTACCCCTCCATGTCGCCGCTGCTTCAGGATCCGTCGAATGCGCTAAATTAATTCTTCACTCCGTCGGGGCTAATCTTGCTGGTCTTGAAGCTCAAGACTACGCGGGGCGAACTCCCCTTCTCAGTGCTGCTCTTGCAGGACAAACTGCTACAatag aattattattgGAATGGAAAGCAAACATCCAAGCAGTAGACGCCGGAAATAACACAGCCCTTCACCTAGCTTGTCAAAGAAAACACTCACAAGCAGCTTCTCTTCTCCTGGATATAATCGAATCATCCCAGACTGTACCTTTAATCAATTCAACTGAAAATTCTCAGAAGAATCCTTCAAAGCGAGTGGAAATTGTCAATATGGCTAACAAGCAATTGAAAACTCCTCTTCATTTTGCTGCTAAGAATGGTCTTGTTGGC aTAACAAGAAGACTAATTCAATTAGGAGCCAGCATAGTTGCTGTTGATTTAGACGGATTGACTCCAGCGTTAGCTTGCGCGCCCAACCCCGCTGTTGCTAAATGTTTGGCAACTATTCTCGCAGCTCATG ggcaaaatttggagtctacACAACAGCCGTCAATTCAACAAACCTctgagatttatttaaatggcAAAGATTCTCAACATAGCTCGGACTCTGAATTCTACTGA
- the LOC123268655 gene encoding serine/threonine-protein phosphatase 6 regulatory ankyrin repeat subunit A-like isoform X2, whose amino-acid sequence MTHFLELSDGPPLLQAIFLGDIQEVRSLLATQQESVHWKDEKLRTLVHAAAFIGDPEILEALILSGAGVNKKDKHWLTPLHRACCSGNVAAVEVLLKHDAAVNIRDTTWRTPLHVAAANNAVECARLILPKLFKNINLMDRRRRTCLHYAASNGHVEMTRLLLEQPGCAINARDKEDRCALHYAVSEGHEEIVKILLEHGAEVDVKDRNLYTPLHVSVAAGKFGCLKILIEAGADIEAKNSYGNTPLHVACLNGHAAAVAVLVYHGSNIEAVNYRGQTPLHIAAASTQGVSCLEILLSAGADINVQSQDGRTPLHMTAIHGRFTRSKSLLDAGASPDTRDKNGNTALHIAAWLGHECLTTTLLECGASPAARNAEQRTPLHLSCLAGHIEVCRKLLQVDNKKIDSRDICGRTPLHSAAFKGSVDCLDLLLSSGANFRLSDNDNRLALHYAANQGHYLCVFTLVGYGSDPNAQDVNGATCLHLAAGSFSVIHSGDYAGECVRYLLTHRADAHIRDKRGFTAIHYAVAGGNQSALEALLNVSATVISNNQSSTLTNLKSSHPSPPIRCESVSPASPGSSTPSSANLTAASLIQGPGNPALTPLHLAAFCGHGEILRLLLPLFPSTNIREDTGKTPLDLAAYCGHEQCVRLLLRCAALVSVQDNVTKRTPVHCAAAMGHADCLKLLLNNMEDPSVIDRYDIKHRTALTLAVANEHTKCAAILLEYKADCNLPDINKHTPLFRAVIQVQYNPDPVLNQLLRHGARVSVQDNSGKTPVHLAAAAGGLYALEALLKADPSAVSLKDDQGCTVLHWACYNDHSDCVEYLLQQNFVDTLESNPLSAVHCAVHQGSAECLKLLIDKFGGKAVAAAPRDNPGGRLPLHVAAASGSVECAKLILHSVGANLAGLEAQDYAGRTPLLSAALAGQTATIELLLEWKANIQAVDAGNNTALHLACQRKHSQAASLLLDIIESSQTVPLINSTENSQKNPSKRVEIVNMANKQLKTPLHFAAKNGLVGITRRLIQLGASIVAVDLDGLTPALACAPNPAVAKCLATILAAHGQNLESTQQPSIQQTSEIYLNGKDSQHSSDSEFY is encoded by the exons ATGACCCATTTTTTGGAACTCAGTGATGGG cCACCATTACTGCAAGCGATTTTCCTTGGTGACATCCAAGAAGTTCGCTCTTTATTGGCGACACAGCAGGAAAGTGTCCATTGGAAGGATGAAAAACTGCGTACGCTGGTTCACGCAGCAGCTTTTAT TGGAGATCCAGAAATCCTTGAAGCGTTGATCCTAAGCGGAGCCGGAGTGAACAAAAAAGACAAGCACTGGCTGACGCCGTTGCACCGAGCGTGTTGTTCAGGGAACGTAGCAGCAGTGGAAGTTCTGCTGAAGCACGATGCAGCGGTGAACATCCGAGACACGACCTGGCGAACGCCGTTGCACGTAGCAGCGGCGAACAACGCAGTAGAATGTGCTCGCCTGATCCTcccaaaattattcaaaaacataAACTTGATGGACCGAAGAAGAAGGACCTGCTTGCACTACGCGGCCTCGAACGGGCACGTGGAGATGACTCGCCTGCTCCTGGAGCAGCCAGGCTGTGCAATAAACGCCCGGGACAAGGAGGACCGGTGCGCTCTGCATTACGCGGTCTCCGAAGGTCATGAagagattgtaaaaattctccTGGAGCACGGAGCTGAGGTCGACGTCAAGGATCGGAATCTCTACACTCCCTTGCACGTCTCGGTAGCTGCGGGGAAGTTCGGGTGTCTGAAGATCCTGATCGAGGCAGGGGCTGATATCGAGGCGAAGAACTCTTACGGGAACACGCCGCTCCACGTCGCCTGCTTGAACGGACACGCTGCGGCCGTTGCTGTCCTGGTCTATCACGGCTCCAATATTGAAGCTGTTAATTACAGAGGACAGACACCGTTGCATATAGCGGCTGCGAGTACTCAAGGTGTCAGCTGTTTGGAGATTCTTCTGAGCGCTGGTGCTGATATTAATGTCCAGTCCCAGGATGGCAGGACTCCGCTTCATATGACTGCTATTCACGGTAGGTTCACTAGGAGCAAAAGTCTCCTGGATGCTGGAGCCTCTCCGGACACTAGGGACAAAAATGGAAACACTGCCTTGCATATTGCCGCTTGGTTGGGACACGAGTGCCTTACCACCACTTTGTTGGAGTGCGGAGCTTCTCCTGCGGCTAGGAATGCTGAACAGAGGACGCCCTTACATTTGAGCTGTCTTGCTGGGCATATTGAAGTCTGCAGGAAGCTATTGCag gtgGATAACAAGAAAATCGACTCCCGTGACATTTGCGGGCGAACGCCCTTGCATTCCGCGGCATTCAAGGGTTCAGTGGATTGTCTAGACCTTCTGCTGTCCAGCGGAGCGAATTTCCGACTGTCTGACAACGACAACAGACTGGCCCTGCACTATGCCGCGAACCAAGGTCACTATTTGTGCGTTTTCACCCTGGTAGGGTACGGCAGTGACCCGAATGCCCAGGACGTAAACGGCGCGACGTGCCTACACCTGGCAGCTGGAAGTTTTTCAGTGATTCACAGTGGAGACTATGCTGGGGAGTGTGTCAGATACTTACTCACCCACAGAGCAGACGCTCACATCCGAGACAAGCGTGGATTTACCGCGATTCACTACGCCGTAGCCGGAGGAAACCAGTCCGCCTTGGAAGCGCTGTTGAACGTCTCCGCGACGGTCATTTCTAATAATCAGTCCTCGACTTTGACTAATTTGAAAAGCAGCCACCCTTCGCCCCCGATTCGCTGCGAAAGTGTTTCACCGGCTTCTCCAG GTTCATCAACCCCATCATCAGCAAACCTCACTGCAGCCTCGTTGATCCAAGGACCGGGGAATCCCGCCTTGACGCCGCTCCACCTTGCAGCTTTTTGCGGCCACGGAGAAATTTTAAGGCTGTTATTGCCGCTATTTCCTAGCACGAACATCCGGGAGGACACGGGGAAAACTCCTCTGGACTTGGCAGCCTACTGCGGTCACGAGCAGTGCGtcagattattattaagatgCGCAGCCCTGGTCTCGGTCCAGGACAACGTCACCAAAAGAACGCCAGTGCACTGCGCCGCGGCGATGGGTCACGCGGACTGCCTGAAACTCCTTCTGAACAACATGGAGGACCCTTCGGTGATCGACAGGTACGACATTAAGCATCGGACCGCCCTGACCCTCGCGGTCGCCAATGAACACACAAAATGTGCAGCTATTTTGCTGGAATACAAAGCGGACTGCAATCTCCCGGACATCAATAAACACACGCCGCTGTTCCGTGCTGTGATTCAGGTGCAATATAATCCAGATCCTGTGCTGAATCAGCTGTTGAGACACGGGGCAAGAGTCTCTGTTCAAGACAACTCTGGGAAGACTCCGGTTCATTTGGCTGCTGCTGCTGGAgg acTGTACGCTCTAGAGGCTTTACTAAAAGCAGACCCGAGTGCAGTGTCTCTAAAAGACGACCAAGGCTGCACTGTCCTGCACTGGGCGTGTTACAACGACCACTCGGATTGTGTAGAGTACCTTCTGCAGCAGAACTTTGTGGACACGCTGGAAAGCAACCCGCTGTCTGCGGTCCACTGTGCAGTTCACCAGGGCTCAGCAGAGTGTCTCAAGCTTCTAATCGACAAGTTCGGAGGCAAAGCTGTCGCTGCTGCGCCACGAGACAATCCTGGGGGCAGGTTACCCCTCCATGTCGCCGCTGCTTCAGGATCCGTCGAATGCGCTAAATTAATTCTTCACTCCGTCGGGGCTAATCTTGCTGGTCTTGAAGCTCAAGACTACGCGGGGCGAACTCCCCTTCTCAGTGCTGCTCTTGCAGGACAAACTGCTACAatag aattattattgGAATGGAAAGCAAACATCCAAGCAGTAGACGCCGGAAATAACACAGCCCTTCACCTAGCTTGTCAAAGAAAACACTCACAAGCAGCTTCTCTTCTCCTGGATATAATCGAATCATCCCAGACTGTACCTTTAATCAATTCAACTGAAAATTCTCAGAAGAATCCTTCAAAGCGAGTGGAAATTGTCAATATGGCTAACAAGCAATTGAAAACTCCTCTTCATTTTGCTGCTAAGAATGGTCTTGTTGGC aTAACAAGAAGACTAATTCAATTAGGAGCCAGCATAGTTGCTGTTGATTTAGACGGATTGACTCCAGCGTTAGCTTGCGCGCCCAACCCCGCTGTTGCTAAATGTTTGGCAACTATTCTCGCAGCTCATG ggcaaaatttggagtctacACAACAGCCGTCAATTCAACAAACCTctgagatttatttaaatggcAAAGATTCTCAACATAGCTCGGACTCTGAATTCTACTGA